In Pseudomonadota bacterium, the genomic window GGACCAAGAGGTCAAACGGCGCGGCGCTATCATGGTGGAACAGGCGCGGGCCCTCAAGCGGGCGACGCGCAAGCCCATCAAGATCCAATACACCGGTATTCAAGTCCTGGCCCAGGCAACCAACGACCTGCATTACAAATCTTCGCGCGATCGGGCCATGGCGATCGCTGCGGCGATCAACGAAGACCTACGAGAAGTGGATGCGCTCGGAGTGGATTTTATCCAGCTCGACGAGTTTACCTGGCCTTACGGCTTCGAGGACTGGGCCATCGAGGCATTCAATCGCGCCGTGGAGGGCGTCAAGAACGCCCAGATCATTGTGCATGTATGCTGGGGAAATTGGGGAGGCACCCCGGCCTACCTACCGGACGATACGGCGAAGGCGGGCGAGATCTTCGACCTGACCAAGCGGCACGGCAAAGAACCGGCGGCGACCGCGTCGGTAGTACCGAAGGCCTACCAAGCGCGTATCAATGTCCTGAATCTCGAGAACTGTGGTCGGCGGAGCGATGACATGAGCGGCCTCGAGATCATGAAAGCGCACCCCCTCCCGGCAAATATCTGCTTCTGGGCCGGGGTAATCGACGTTAAGAGCACCGTCACGGAAACCGCCGAACAGGTCGCCGACCGGATCCGGAGGCTCTTGCAGGTGGTACCGGCCGAGCGTCTCGGCGTCACGACCGACTGCGGCTTGATCCTGCTGCAGCGTTACATTGCCATCGAGAAACTACGAGCGCTCGTGCAGGGGACCGAGTTAGTGCGCGCGGAGTTGGCCAAAAAAGCAGCAGCATGAGACCACGTCGTGCCGGTCTATCAATTCCTGTGTCCTGCCTGTGGCCATAGCTTTCGCGGTATGGTCTTCGCCGGTACCCGGGAACCGGAAAGGTGGGTCTGTTCACAGTGCAGCAGTGATCGGGCCCAACGGCGAGAAGACAGTGCCCCGGAACCGCATCCATTGGAACACGCCCACGGGAGCGGTTGCCCTTGTTGCCATTAGGCAATGGCGATAAATATCAGACACACGACCTGGTCCGTCAAGCGCTGGGAGCGGGAGATCGGGGCACTGCTTGATGCCGGTGATGATGCTACCCCGATCGTCAATATCAATGACAAAGATGACCGCGAATTTGACGCGATATTTCTAGGCGGCGGGGCCGGCGGACGATTCGGCTCGGCCTACCTGCGCGCGAGGGGCGGCCGGCAGCTCGTGATCGACCGCTGGCCGTTCCTAGGGGGCAGCTGCCCGCACCAGGCCTGCGTGCCGCACCACCTCTTCTCCGAGGCGGCGCGCGAGCTGGACCTCATGCGCTGGTTCTCGGGCCGGCTCTGGTTCCCCGATTTCAAGTACCAGCGCGCGTCGATCATGGAACTGATCCAACTGTTCAAGGCCGGCCGCGGCACGGCCCACGCCTTCATGAATTGGCAGTCCAAAGAGCAGCTCGATATGGAGTACATCCTGAACGCCCCGGCGACGGTTGTCGACGAGCATACCGTAGAGGTGGCCGGCGAGCGCTTCCAGGCCGCCAACTTGGTCCTTGGCACCGGAGCGGCGACCGTGTTTCCCGACATCCCCGGCCTTAAGCTGCACGGAGTCTACGACTTCGTAACCCTGGTCGAGGACCTCGACTACGAGCCGAGCCGCTGCGTGATCATTGGCGGTTCGAAAGTCGCGATCGAGTACGGGTCGTTCTTCCA contains:
- a CDS encoding cobalamin-independent methionine synthase II family protein; amino-acid sequence: MKVRGKELLIPTSMVGNYPNPRWWDAEFARDFTGDQEPPDALMRETLEDAVAAIARDQENAGLDIIADGRVHGDNYAEQAVYYYYRRLGYNLKGSYLGFPIYSRLHAGTLDQEVKRRGAIMVEQARALKRATRKPIKIQYTGIQVLAQATNDLHYKSSRDRAMAIAAAINEDLREVDALGVDFIQLDEFTWPYGFEDWAIEAFNRAVEGVKNAQIIVHVCWGNWGGTPAYLPDDTAKAGEIFDLTKRHGKEPAATASVVPKAYQARINVLNLENCGRRSDDMSGLEIMKAHPLPANICFWAGVIDVKSTVTETAEQVADRIRRLLQVVPAERLGVTTDCGLILLQRYIAIEKLRALVQGTELVRAELAKKAAA
- a CDS encoding FAD-dependent oxidoreductase, with the protein product MAINIRHTTWSVKRWEREIGALLDAGDDATPIVNINDKDDREFDAIFLGGGAGGRFGSAYLRARGGRQLVIDRWPFLGGSCPHQACVPHHLFSEAARELDLMRWFSGRLWFPDFKYQRASIMELIQLFKAGRGTAHAFMNWQSKEQLDMEYILNAPATVVDEHTVEVAGERFQAANLVLGTGAATVFPDIPGLKLHGVYDFVTLVEDLDYEPSRCVIIGGSKVAIEYGSFFQAAGCPTTIVSRSPLMRTANLHHVDEDLRQYVVDGMRRRGMEILESAEPLAI